A segment of the Chloroflexota bacterium genome:
GAGGGGTGATATGATACAAGCGGCCCCTCTGACCAATGAACTGCGCCAATGAAAGTTCTTTGAGGTGATGGTAAAGTTGGCCCCCGGCCAATTTTGTCTGGACCATTAATGCGGCGGTAGTCTTTTCACCACTTAATAGTGCTTTCAGCACCCGAACGCGTGCCGCATTCGACAGCGCCATAGCCACCCGTCCTATCTCTTCCTCCTCTTCACCCAGCAATTCCTCCATTGTACTGATCTGCCCAACAAGGCCTGCCGGGTCCTTGAGCAGATGGAGGAAGAATGACTGCTCCTCGCCCGCCATTAACGCCTCTATGGATGCGACAATGCGTGCCGGGCTTTGCTTCGCTTCCCCAGCGACACTGGGCTTCACGGCAGCACTCCGAGTTTCGCGTCGCAGTAGCTCAACCTCACGCCGCAGAGACTCGTATTGCTGGGTTAGTTGTTCAATTCGTTCCGCTATGTCTTGTGTGCTCGTATCTCAAATTCCTTCCTCTGAATAGTTACAGAGTTACATTCTATTGTAAAATTGTACTACATATTCCCCAGATCGTCAAAATCTTGACGGCGACCGTAACCAGATGTACAATTTATTTATAGAGAGTGTGCAGAGTGTCGAAAGTCATTAGTCTACTCACCGATTTTGGCCTGAACGACGGTTACGTTGGCATTATGCACGGCGTCATCCTGAGCATCTGTCCCGACGCCCGGATTGTGGATATCTCCCACGGGATCCCACCGCAGGATGTGCGTCGCGCGGCCTACGTGTTGCACATCTCGTACCCTTACTTTCCAGAGGGGACGGTACACGTGGTCGTAGTGGATCCTGGTGTTGGCAGTAAGCGCCGAGCCATTGCCATCCGCACATCCGTCGGCTATTTCGTTGCTCCAGACAATGGGGTCTTGAGTTACGTTTTGGCCCGCGAGCGGATGTTAGAGGCTGTGGAACTCACAAATTCTCGCTACTGGCTGCCACGAGTGAGCGCAACTTTCCACGGCCGTGACGTTTTCTCACCAGTGGGGGCGCATTTATTGTGCGGCGTGCCCATGCGTGAGTTGGGTCGTCCGATCTCAGACTTGGTAACCTTCCCCATGCCGGCAGCCAAACGACAATCAGACGGCCGCCTTATAGGACATGTCTTGCATATTGACCGCTTTGGCAATATCATCACCGACATCCGCCAGGATGAGTTACCTCGCGATGGCAACGTGGCTGTGAGGATACGTGATCGCCGTATATCCGGCGTGCGAACGACCTACGCTACCGTGCCGGAAGGCGACTTGGTAGCCCTCATTGGCAGCGATGGGATGCTCGAAATTGCTGTGCGTAACGGCAATGCAGCCCAAGATATGGGCATACAAGTGGGCGAAGAGGTTGTAGTCTCCCCACTACATAATGGAGCATAAGGGTACAGGGAGGAGGACAAGATGGCGAATGTAGTAATCGTGGTAGATATGCTGCGGGGCTTCTTGGAGGAAGGATATCCGCTTTACTGCGGGGCCGAGGCGCGGGCAATTATCCCGTGTGTAGTGGATTTGCTGCAGCGAGAGCAAGCGGCAGGCTCGACGATCCTTTATCTGGTTGATACGCACGACCCCGACGATAAAGAGTTTCAGATGTTTCCCCGCCACTGTGTGCGGGGTACTAAAGAAACGGAGATCATTCCTGAGTTGGTGCCTTTCCCTGGTGCTATCATTGCCAAACGTCGCTACAGCGGTTTCTTCGATACAGACTTGGAGGCGCGGCTTAAAGCACTGCGTCCGGATAAGATCATCGTGGTGGGTGTATGCACTGACATTTGTGTTATGCACACCGTCGCAGATGCTCGAAACCGCGATTACCCAGTGGAGGTCCCTGCAAACTGCGTCGCTAGTTTTGACAAAGAGGCCCATGCCTTTGCCCTGAAACACATGAGGGACATTTTAGGTGCCAAGATCGTGTAAGGGAGACTTAAGAATGGCAACGCAACATTTGCTTAACCTCGTTCTCTCAGGTGAAACGGCTGATGTGTACTTCCGCCGAACCCAGGAAATCTTGCGGGCCGAAGGGCTCGACCCTGTTGTGACGATGGAAATATTCCCCAGTAGATCGGGCATCCTGTGTGGCATGAAGGAGGTGCTTGCAATCTTGGCCGAGGTATTGCCACCAACCGGGGAGGTTTGGGCACTATCAGAAGGCGAGGCGATGTCTGCCAAGGAGATTGTCTTGCGTATCACAGCACCCTACTCCTCCTTTGGTCTTTATGAGACCGCGATTCTCGGCATCTTGGCGCACGAAAGTGGTTGGGCCACAGCGGCCCGGGCTTGTGTAGAAGCAGCAGAGGGGATTCCTATTATCGGCTTCGGGGCGCGGCATGTGCACCCTAACGTTGCGGCGCAGATGGAATACGCAGCAATGGTAGGGGGCTTTGCGGGTTGTGCTACACCTGCGGGTGCTGAACTATTCGGCGTCGAGCCCAGTGGCACCATCCCGCACGCTATGATCCTCATCTTTGGCGACACGGTGCGCGCTGTCGAGGCCTTCGATCGCCACATGCCCCCCAAGGTACGACGCATCGCTCTCGTGGATACCTTTCACGATGAAGTTGAGGAGAGCCTGCGGGTAGCGGAGGCACTTGGAGAACAGTTATGGGGTGTCCGATTGGA
Coding sequences within it:
- a CDS encoding cysteine hydrolase; translated protein: MANVVIVVDMLRGFLEEGYPLYCGAEARAIIPCVVDLLQREQAAGSTILYLVDTHDPDDKEFQMFPRHCVRGTKETEIIPELVPFPGAIIAKRRYSGFFDTDLEARLKALRPDKIIVVGVCTDICVMHTVADARNRDYPVEVPANCVASFDKEAHAFALKHMRDILGAKIV
- a CDS encoding helix-turn-helix transcriptional regulator; translated protein: MKPSVAGEAKQSPARIVASIEALMAGEEQSFFLHLLKDPAGLVGQISTMEELLGEEEEEIGRVAMALSNAARVRVLKALLSGEKTTAALMVQTKLAGGQLYHHLKELSLAQFIGQRGRLYHITPRGKQALLSIAALSRVLRSFAAEHSNLR
- a CDS encoding nicotinate phosphoribosyltransferase, which gives rise to MATQHLLNLVLSGETADVYFRRTQEILRAEGLDPVVTMEIFPSRSGILCGMKEVLAILAEVLPPTGEVWALSEGEAMSAKEIVLRITAPYSSFGLYETAILGILAHESGWATAARACVEAAEGIPIIGFGARHVHPNVAAQMEYAAMVGGFAGCATPAGAELFGVEPSGTIPHAMILIFGDTVRAVEAFDRHMPPKVRRIALVDTFHDEVEESLRVAEALGEQLWGVRLDTPAERGRVTPDLVKEVRARLDQAGYSHVKIVVSGGIDPERIRLFKQEGAPVDVFGIGSAVSSASPIDFTGDLKVVGGKPLAKRGRIPGITPNPRLRKIDLRGN
- a CDS encoding SAM-dependent chlorinase/fluorinase — encoded protein: MCRVSKVISLLTDFGLNDGYVGIMHGVILSICPDARIVDISHGIPPQDVRRAAYVLHISYPYFPEGTVHVVVVDPGVGSKRRAIAIRTSVGYFVAPDNGVLSYVLARERMLEAVELTNSRYWLPRVSATFHGRDVFSPVGAHLLCGVPMRELGRPISDLVTFPMPAAKRQSDGRLIGHVLHIDRFGNIITDIRQDELPRDGNVAVRIRDRRISGVRTTYATVPEGDLVALIGSDGMLEIAVRNGNAAQDMGIQVGEEVVVSPLHNGA